The segment CAACGACTACGCGTTCAACGCCCGCACCTCGGCCGAGATCGCCCGACTGACGGCCGACGACGTGTACCTGGCCGCACTGCCCGCCGCGCACAACTTCCCGCTCTGCTGCCCGGGCCTGCTCGGGATGATCGGCGCCGGCGGCCACACCGTGTTCACCCGGAACCCCAGCCCGGACGCCGCCTTCGACGTGATCGAGAAGCACCGCGTGACCGTCACAGCTCTGGTCCCCGCCCTCGCCCAACTCTGGTGCGCCGCAACTGAATGGGAGCCCGCCGACATCTCCTCGCTGCGTCTGCTGCAGGTGGGCGGTGCCAAGCTCTCCTCCCCCGACGCGGCGGCGATCGACACTGCGATGGGGCCGGTGGTGCAGCAGGTGTTCGGCATGGCCGAAGGACTGATCTGTTACACCCGGCTCGACGACGACCGGGACCTGGTGCACGTCAGCCAGGGCGCCCCGATGAGCGGGTTCGACGAGGTCCGCATCGTCGACGAGGACGGCCGCGAGGTGGCCGACGGCGACGAGGGCGAGTTGCAGGTCCGCGGGCCGTACACGATCCGCGGTTACTACCGCGCGCCCGAGCACAACGCGCGCAGCTTCACCGCCGACGGCTTCTACGCGTCCGGCGACCTGGTGCGGCGACTCCCGTCCGGGCATCTGTCGGTGACCGGACGCATCAAGGACACCATCGTCCGGGCCGGCGAGAACGTGGCCGCCGACGACGTCGAAGAGCATCTCCTCGCACATCCCGCGATCGCGCACACCGCCGTCGTCGGACTGCCCGACGACGCCCTCGGCGAGCTGATCTGCGCGGTGGTCGTGCCGGGCCGGGACGCAGACGCCCCGTCCCTGCCCGACATCCGCAGCTTCCTCGCAGACCGGGGTCTCGCATCCTTCAAACTCCCCGACCGCGTCCACGCGCTCGGATCACTGCCGGTGACCTCGGTCGGCAAGATCGACAAGGCGTCACTGCGGACGAGTCTGGCTCAGCAGAAGTGCGCGGCACCGACCAGGATGTAGTCGTCGCGCACGGCGAGCTCGCCGGACACCAGATCCAGCGGATCCTCGATGGCGACGCCGCCACCGTTGGTGAGCCAGAGGTTCAGCGAGTAGCCGGGCTGCACCCCCACCACCGTCGCGCCGACGATCGGGATGTCACCGGTCACGGTCGCTCCTCGCCGCGGCCTCGCGCCGCCGTTGCGACCAGCGCGACACCACCGTTGTGAGCACGACGAACGGCACCATCAGCGCCAGGGCGTGCCACAGCGTGCCGTACAGGACCTCGCAGAGAGCACCGATCGTCGTGACCGCGGTCACGACGACCAGCGCGATGATCATCGCCGTCCAGATCCATGGTGCCGACTCGGACCAGCAGCGTCGTACTTCATTCTTCACGGTCATCGATCAACGCCTTCCCCCGAAGCGCATCCTCGCATGGGTGCGCTATCCCCCTGCGGGAGTTTCGGATTCGACGAAACACTGCACGTGTCGAATCGTCATCCCGACAGAGAACGTTACACGCGCGAGTGACACATCGACGAGTGGTGTCGCACCGTCCGCCGCGTGTGATCGCTCACGCGCGAGCCCCCGGCGCTCGCCCGGAGTGGCGATCAGCCGACCTCCACCGCGCGCGAGTCGTCCGCAGACCACTGCGAGTACGAGCCGGGGAACAGGGTCGCGTCGATGCCGATGCTGGCGAGGGCTGCGATCTCGTGCGCGGCGGTGACACCGGAGCCGCAGTAGACGACGACGTCACGCCGATCGGCGCCCAGCTGCTCGAACCGGGCACGGAGCTCGTCGGCGGACTTGAACGTCCCGTCGGCGGTCACGTTGGCACCGGTCGGCGCGTTGACGGCGCCGGGGATGTGACCGGGGCGCGGGTCGACGGGCTCGCTCTCGCCGCGGTAACGCTCGGGACCGCGGGCGTCGAGCAGCAGCGTGCTGTCGGTGTCGAGCGCGGCCACCTCGTCGATCGTCACGGTCGGCAGATGCCCCTCCGACAGCACCACCGTCCCGACGCGCGGCGTGGCGTTTCCGCTGGAGATCCGCATGCCCGCGGCCTTCCACGCGCCGAGACCGCCGTCGAGGATCAGCACCTCGGCGACGCCGGCCCAACGCAGCAGCCACCACGCGCGCGCCGCAGCCTTGCCCTCCCAGTCGTCGTAGACCACGACGGGTGATTCGAAGCCGACGCCCCAGCGACGTGCGGCCGTCTGGAGGTCGTCGATGCTCGGCAACGGATGCCGACCGGCCTCGGGCGTGGCGGGGGCGGCGAGCTCGGTGTCGAGGTCGACGTAGACGGAACCGGGCAGGTGTCCCTCCTTGTAGTGTTCGAGGCCGTTGGGGTCGCCGAGTTGCCAGCGCACATCGAGCACCACCGGCGGCCGCGACGACAGCATCGCCTCCACCAGATCCTCGACCGTGATGAACACCTGTCCGCTGCGCTCTGCGCCCATGTCTCGCCGATCCCTTCGATTGGGTTCCGTGCCGGGCTCGGTCCGGCTCCTTCATTCGAGGGTAGGACCGATGGCCGGGCTGCCGCGCACGTAGTGCCTTCGTGCGACAATCGGGGCATGTCCGAGCCTTCCGAAGCAGTCGCGGCAGCAGCCTTGCTGCGCGGTCGTTTCCTCGATGCCGGCATGCGTGTGCTGGCCCGTGACGGGTACGGCAGTTTCAAACAGTCGACGGTGTGCGCGGAGACCGGCCTGACGACCGGCGGCTTCTACCATTCCTTTCCCAGTTGGAAAGACTTCGAGATCGCACTGATCGAGCACTGGAAGTCCGATGCGACCGCGAAACTGGTGACCACCCTGCGCACCATCGGCAGCCCGGAGGAACGCGTCACCGCCGTGACCGCGGTCGCTAAGCTCCTGCCGCACCGCACCGAACGGGCGCTGCGCGTCTGGGCCGCCAAGGACCCCGACGTGGCCGCCGCGGTGTCCGATGTGGATCAGACCCGCTTCGACGCGATCGCCGAGTTCGTGGGCGCCCTCGTCGCCGATCCGGACGAGCCGACACGGATCGCCGCGCACTCGATGATGGTGCTCATCGGCTATCAGTGTTCGAACATCGACGCCGCCGACTTCGAGCAGACGCTGGGACGCATCCGCGACGACGCGCTCGCCCTGCCGCGCAGATCCGATCAGACGTCCGAGTAGTCGGCCACCTGCCCGGTCTTCGGCGCGTTCCGCAGCGCCATCAGCATTCGCGGCACCCGGCGCAGCGGGAGCGGTGCCGGCCAGTCCGTGGGCCGCAGCAGCGCTTCGGTGCCGCCGTCGACGGTGATCACCGACCCGGCCATGAAATCCGCGGCGGGCGAGAGCATGGTCATCACCCATTCCGCGAGCTGCTCGGGTGTGCCGTACTCGCGGACGGGCACCGGGTACGAGCGGACCTGCTTTCCCGACGCGCTCGCGAGCTGGTCGCGCAGGAGCTGCGTCAGGACGGGTCCGGGCGCGATCAGGTTGACGCGGATGCCGGACCCGGCCCACTGGCTGGTCACCGCACGTTCCCGCACCCATCGGCTCACTGCGATCTTCGACGCGGCGTACGCGGCCGGTGCCGACAGCGCGCCGCGGCGCTGCACGATCTTGGTGGCGCCCGCGGTATCGCCGTCGACCAGTCTGCGGATGGCGGCACGCGGGACGAACGGGGTCGACGTCGTCGAATTGGACCCGAACACCACCACCTTCGCGTTGCCCGCAGCAGCGAGCTCGGGCTGCAGGGCCAGCATCAGCTCGGTGACACCCAGGACGTTCACTTCGACGGTCAGCCGCTCCTTGCCGCGGTGTGCGCCGACCCCCGCGGCAAACACGGCGCCGTCGAGCCGTCCGTCTGAGACCGAGAGGATCTCGCGGACCGCCGTCGACCGTCCGACACGGGTCGAGAGGTCGGTCACCACGTCGGCGTCGCGTTGATCCACGCCGATCACCGTGTGGCCGTCGCCCCGAAGTCGTTCCGCCACGGCGTGCCCCATGCCCGAGGCCGAACCGGTCACCACATACTTGCCCATGTCTTCTCCCTGAGTAGCCCGAGTCGCCTCCGACTGTAGAACACGTTCTATTTCAGAGCGGTGTCGTCCATCCGGTAGATCCGCTGGGCATTCTTCGCGAACAGCTGCTGGAGCAGGTGGGGGCCGCGTTCGCCGAGGACGTCGAGCAGGGCGCCCACGGTCATGTCGATGGTGGAATTCGGGCGGTCGATCGGCGAATCCGACCCGAATACGACGCGATCGGGCCCGAACCGGTCCACCGCGTGCAGGACCAGTGGGCCGATCATGTCGGCCAGGACCTCGCGGGTACCGATGTTCCCGGAGGTCTCGCGACCGTAGCCGAGATTCGACAGTCCGAGGCCCGAGATCTTGAGGACGACGTTCGGGCGCTGCGCGATCATCGCGATCCGCTCGCGCCACAGACCGAGGATCTCCGCGCGCGCCGCCGCCGTCGTCCCGGTCCGCGCCCCGGTGGGTCCGAACGCACCCGCGGGCATGCCGAGGTGCTCGACGACGATGGTCGTCTCCGGGAATCGGCGCGCGAGCATGTCGAGCTGACCCAACTGGTGCGAGTACGCGAAGGAGACGAAGACCAGGTCGCGCTCGGCGATGGCTTCGAAGCCCTTCAGGAAACCGGTCGACGCCACCGCATCGGGTTCGTCGCACCAATCCGGGATCTCCGGGTCGGGGTGCTGCGCCCACTTGAAGCGGACACCGCGAACCCTGTCCGACAGCTCCAGCTGGCGATCCAGTTGCGCAGCGAACTCCTTGTGCCGCGGGTCCACCACGCTGATCGCTGCGCCGAGGTCGGGCCCGGCCTTTCCGTGCGGCAACCCGAGCACGTATTTCAGTTCGTCGTACGACGAGTCCATCAGGGCTTCAGGCGATTTCAGCGCTCGCCAGTGCGCTTCGATGGCTACGACGCTGCTGACGCCGACACCGGCGACCCGGTACAGCGCGTCGGTGTCGCGCGCATAGGCGGCCGGCTCGTACGCCGAGCGCAGCAGACTGGGATCCAAGCCGAGGCGACCGTCGTCGCCGCTGCCGAACTTCGACGCGACCCACAGGACCGGGGAGGGCACGAAACGCTTCATCGGCAGGTGCGACAACCGTTCGAACCGCGCTAGCGCCCACGACGACCGCGCGGGGTTGAAGTAGTGAACGTGCGCGTCGACGATTCCGGGGAGCAGGCCTTCGAGCGTCGTCACGGTCCCAGCGTGCCACACCCCACAGGCAGCACGGCGCGCAATATCCCAGGCGGTCGGTGTGCGCGACTACAGTGGACCTCGCTCCACCCTTCGACCAGCGCAGACGCGGAAAGTGAGCAGCAGCGTGACTTCGCCCGAGCAGCCGGCACTCACCCGAGCACGAGCCCTGATGGGAGCCGATCCCGACCGTTTCGCGGCCAATGTGTTCGCGCGGATGTTCGCGATGAAGCCGACGCTGCGCGAGTTGTTCCCCGCCGAGCTCAGCGGTCTGCGGCGGTCGTTCGTCGACGTCGTCGACCACGTGCTGACATCGATCGCCGCCCCCGACGGCCACAGTGAACTCATCGAGTTCCTGGCTCAGTTGGGTCGCGACCACCGCAAGTACGGTGTCGTCAGCGAGCACTACTGGCTCATGTACGACGCGCTGATGTCCGAGTTCCAGCAGGCGTTCGGCAGCGGATGGACGGACGACGTCGAGGAGACCGTCGGGCAGGCCATGCTTCTCACGACCGGCGTGATGCGCGGTGCCGCGGAGAGCGCCGCCGAGCCCGCACACTGGGAGGCCCGGGTGGTGCAGAAGTTCTCGATCACCCGCGACCGCGCCGTCATCCGGCTGATCGCCACCGGGCCGACCCCCGTCTACGCGGCCGGACAGTACCTGGAGACGCAGATCCCGCAGTGGCCGCGGACCTGGCGCAATCTGTCGCCCGCGATCCCCTCGAACGAGAACGGCGAGCTGGAGTTCCATGTCCGCGCGATCCCCGGCGGACGGGTCAGTCGGACCATTGTCAGCGACACGCAGGTCGGCGACGTCTGGACCTTCGCGCAACGGCACGGCACCATGCACCTGGATCCCGCGAAGCCGGCGCTGCTGATCGCCGGCGGCACCGGCCTCGCGCCGTTGCGGTCGTTGCTCATCGACTTCGCGCAGTACGCACAGCCCGCCCCCGTCCACCTGTTCTACGGGGCGCAGTACCCGGGTGAGCTGTACGAACTCGGCGTGCTGTCGCAGTTGGCGAGAACCAATCCGTGGTTGACGGTCACCGCCGTCACCGAGCACCCCGACGATCCGTGGTGGCTCCCCGACGCGACCGATCCCCGCCAGTGGGGACTCGAGATGAAGTACGGCAGGGTCGGCGAGGTCGCCGTCGCTTACGGCGATTGGAGCGACCGTCAGGTCCTGATCGCCGGCCCGGCCCCGATGATCTTCCACACCGCCCTGCACCTGCGGGCTGCGGGCGTGGATCCCGAAGCGATTCAGCACGATCCGCTGAATTGACGGCCGGAGCGATAAGGTCACGTCATGTCCGATTCCGCTGATGTCGTCACCTCACTGGCTCGTGGCATCGCGGTCCTGCGTTCACTGAGCGTGACCGACGGCCCCCTCACCCTGGCGGAGGTCGCCACTCGGTGCAACACCACTCGTGCCACGGCGCGCCGACTCCTGCTGACTCTCGAGCACCTCGGTTACGTCGCCAGCGACGGCCCGACGTTCTGGCTTCGACCGCGCGTCATGGAATTGGGCGACGCTTACCTGGCAGGCCTCGGCCTGCCCGACCTGGCACATGCGCATCTGGAGCGACTCGCGGACCGCGTCCACGACACGACGTCGTTGACCGTGCTGGACGACGACGACATCGTCTACGTGGACCGCGTGAAGGCCAGCCGCGTGATGACCGTCAACATCACCGTCGGCACACGTTTTCCGGCGTACATCATGTCGAGCGGGCGAGTCCTCCTCGCCGACCTGCCGGTCCCGGAGCTGTCCCGCCGTGTGGACGCATTCCCCGACGAGGACCTGCGTGAGCATCACAGCACACGTGCCGAGATCCAGTCCGCGATCGATCACGCACGCACCGACGGTTTTGCGATCACCGACAAGGAACTCGATCCGGCGCTGCGGTCCATCGCGGCACCGGTCCGAGACTCCAGCGGCCGGGCCGTCGCGGCGGTCAACGTCGCAACGTCGGCGACGCGGACCAGCGTCGACCAGCTCCGCATGGAGATCCTTCCAGAACTGCTCACGACCACCGCCGCGATCAGCGCCGCCCTGGCAGGGACCGCCACACCGGCCTAGAGATCGAGGACCAGTCGTGAGCTCTGGCACCTGCCGACGCACACCATCATGGTCTTCCCGGCCTCGCGTTCCTTCTCACTGAGAATCGTGTCATGGTGCTCCGGAACTCCGGCGAGCACCTGGGTCTCACACGTGCCGCAGAAACCGTCCTCGCACGAAGTCATGATGTCGCAGTGCGGCTCGATGACCTCGAGAAGTCCCTGGTCCTCCGCGACGGTGAGCACGACTCCCGACTTCGCAAGCTCCACCTCGAACGACGCGCCGCTCGCGGCCTCCGCCGCCGCCTCCCCGTCGGACTCGAACTTCTCCAGCCGGAGTCGGTCGGACTTCCCAGCCTCCGAACACGCCTTCTCCAACGCGGCCAGCATCTCCGCCGGTCCGCACGCGTAGATCAGCGTGTCGTCACCGGCGTCGGCGACCAGCGCAGCCAGGTCGGGCCGACCGGTCTCGGAAGTCACTGCCACCCTGACGTGCGGACCCGTAGCGAGCCGGTCACGGAACGCCATCGCGTCGAGGGTGCGGCCCACGTAGACGAGTTCGTAGGGCGACTTCTCGCGTTCGGCGCGGATCACCATGGCCAGCATCGGCGTGATCCCGATACCTCCCGCGATGAACAGGTAACGCGGGGACGGGTCGAGTGCGAAGTGGTTACGCGGACCGCGGATCTGAACCCGTTTCCCGACGAGCGCGGTCTCGTGGATCTCCTCGGAACCGCCTCGTCCGTTCGGCTCGCGGAGGACCGCGATCCGGTAGAAACTCCGATCGCCGGGCGGACTGCACAGGCTGTACTGGCGGATCAGACCCGACGGCAGCATCAGGTCCAGATGCGCACCGGGTTCATACGCCGGCAGGAGTCCTCGATCGGGCACCACCTCGATGGAGACGACGTTGTCGGCCTCCAGCTTCACTTGACGGACCGTGACCTCGAAGAAGTCCTGCTGCTCACCGGTCATCGGACCGCCTCCGATCGGGGCTGCACGTCCTCCGTGCGGGCGCCGCCGCGGAGCACGTCCACCAGCGCCGCGAGAAGGCCGGGACCGCGGACCTCCACCAGCATGTCGGCGTCACTGCGCAACCGCCGCATCGCGGACGCCCCCTCCGGCGTCTCCCACTTGCTGGACGCCACGAGCACCGCGGTGATCATCGCTCCGTTGCCCTCGGCCGCAGCGGCGACGTCGCCGATCAACCGCTCGTCGATCTCGGACAGATCCGATCCGACGAGGACCACCATGTCGGCGGCCTGGACCACGTTCACCACCGACGCGCTCTCGGCCGCTTCCCAGGCATGCGGGCCGACCGGAACGGTCAGGGTCTCCGAGTCCGTTCGTCGGAGAATGCGGATGCCGTCGATCCCCATCGCGATGATGTCGTCGGTCATCTGTCCACCGGTCGTCCCCAACGGCACCACGAGGACGCGAGCCTCGTACGAGCGCCGGAGCGGATTCAGTTGCTGTGTCATCGGTCTTCTCCTTCTGAGCTGTGTGTCGTCGGCCCGCCGTCGTGGCACGGACGCCACGGGTCGACGACGATGTGCGGACTGTGCGGACCGCGTCCGGTGTTCATGGCGTTCAAGGTGGCTTCGACGTCCTCGAGCGCAACCGGATGGGTCGGAACCGATTCGAGTCCGGTGCGGCCTTCGCCCAACAGCTCGATCGCACGACGCACTGCCTGCGGCGCCCGCCCGCGGACGCCTTTGACCGTCAACAGCTTTCGAACGATCAACGTCGGATCCAGCGGAACGTCGCCCCCGCTGAGTCCCGCGATCACCAGGACCCCGAACCTCTTCAGGAGCGCGGTGGCCGTCGCCATCGTCTGGGGCGAGCCGACGGTGTCGACGACGGTGTCGACCTCGCCGTAGCGGGCGAGCATCCGGTCCACCAGTCCGTCGTCGCTGGTCTCGATCGACGCCCCCATCCCTTCGGCGAATCCGAGCCGCGCGGCTCCGGACTCGCTGTCTGGACCCACGACGACCACTGTGCTCGCACCACCGGCCAGTGCGGCCGCCGCACACGACAGTCCGTGATACCCGGGCCCGATCACCGCCACTGTCGCCCCGGGTCCGACTCCGCCGGCGAACAGCGTCCAGTCGACGGCGTTCGCCAACGGCAGGGTCCAGGCGGCGAGGTCGACGCTCAGCCCTTCCGGCAACCGATGCAGGACGTGGTGCAGTCCGATCTCGAGGTACTCGGCGTTGCCGCCGTGGAGTCCCGATCCACGGTCGGCCGGAATCATTCCGACGCGTTCGCCGCCCGTCCACAGGTCGACCGTGGCGCAGAACCGATAGTCACCCGCCCGACACTCTTCGCAGTGTCCGCACGCCACGTATTCTTCAACGACGACGCGGGTTCCCACCGCGACGCCGACGGCCGCTTCGACCTCGGGGGTCAGCTGTTCGACGCGGCCGATGGTGTGATGACCGAGGACGGCAGGCCGCCGCAGCCCGCGGGCATGCAGCATGACGTCCGTGCCGCAGACCGCCGACGACTCGACCCTGATGCGGCTGCTCGCCTCATCGAGTCGTCGTTCCTCGACGTGCGTGTGGCCCGCGCCATCACTCACGGCGGCCCGCACTCGGAGGTCACTCATCGCTTCAGGAACTTCCGGTTGCGACGCACCACACGAGCCTCGGACTGTGCTTTGGCCTTCTCGACCTCTTCCTTCAACTGCGCCCAGATGTCGTACACGATCTCGCCGTACTCGGGCTTCTGCCGCAGCTCCAGAACGTCGCGGGGACGTTCGAAGGGCACGTCGATGAAGGCCTTGGCCCGGCCCGGTTGAGCGCTCATCACCATGATCCGATCGCTCATGGTCACCGCCTCGTCCACCGAGTGGGTGATGAAGACGACCGTCTTCCGGGTCTCCTCCCACAGGCGGAGCAACTCCGCCTGTAGCAGGGTCTTGTTCTGCTCGTCAAGCGCCGAGAAGGGCTCGTCCATCAGCAGGATCTCGGGATCGTTCGCGAAGGCGCGGGCAATCGACACGCGCTGGCGCATGCCGCCGGACAACTGGTGCGGGTAGGCGTCGGCGAACGGCGTCAGCCCGGTCGCATCGAGGTAGTGGCCCACGGTGTCCTTGATCGCGGCCTTCGGCACGCCGCGGGTGGTCAGGCCATACGCCGCGTTGTCCCAGACGCTCATCCACGGGAAGATCGAGTCCCCCTGGAAGACCATCGAGTTCTCGGGTCGTCCCTGCTGGTCCTGCACGATGCCGATCGAACCGGATGTAGGAGCCTCGAGGCCGGCGAGCATCCGGAGCAGCGTCGTCTTGCCACATCCGGAGGGTCCGACGATCACCAGGAACTGGCCCTTGGGAACGTCGAGGTCGAAGTCCTCCAGCGCGGTCACGACGTGTCCGCCGGGAACGGTGAAGCGCTTGTTCAGGCCTCTGATGGAGATCTTGGTTTCGGTCGTTGTCGTCGTCATGTCCGTATCCGTCCCTGAGTGCTTGTGGTCTCGTGTCGTTCGATCCGTGGTGGTGCGGTCCACTCGGGGGTCACTTCTTCGCCCACGGGGTGAGGCGCCGACCGATCCAGCCGACGAAGATCGCGAAGACGAGTCCGACGATCGCGAAGATCAGCAGGTACGCGTACATCTGATCGATGATGAACAGCTGGTAGGAGTTCCACACCATGAATCCCCAGCCGTTGCCGAGGCCGCCGAGCATCTCGACGATCGCCAGCATGATGAGTGCCATGCCCGCGCCCAGTTCGAGTCCGGTGATGATGTTCGGGGTGGCTCCGGGCAGCGCGACGGTTCGGAAGACGCGCAGCTTGCGGGCACCGAAGTTCTCGGCGACGTCGTAATACACGGTCGAGACGTTCGCGACACCCGTGTACGTGTTGATCAGCACGGGAAAGAATGCGCCGACGGCGACGAAGTACCAAGCAGTGTCCTCGCCGAGCCCGAAGAAGAGCAGGAACAGCGGCAGGACGGCCGACTTCGGCACCGCGTAGAGCGCGGACGAGATCGGTCGGATGGCCGCGTTGATGATCTTCGACAGACCCATCACGATCCCGAGGACGACTCCGGGAACCGCTCCGATGAGGAAGCCCGCGATGAGCCGGCCGATGCTGTGCTTGGACTGAGTCCACAGGTCGCCGTTGGATGCTTGATCGCCGAGCGCACGAAAGATCCGGGTGGGCGCGGGGAAGAAGCGTTCGTCGAGAACGCCCAGTCGGGAGAGCAGTTCCCAACCGATGAACAGGACGATCGGGGTGATGATGGAGACGACGAGGAGTTGGTTCTTGGACCAGACTCGCCGAGGTTTGACCTGAAGGGTCTGGACTGCCGGACGGTCCATGAGTGCGGTGGTCATGTCATTTTCCTTCGGTGGCGAGCTTGGCTGACGTATCCAGGAAGTTGCGGTTGATCAGGGATTCGAACTGGATCTTCTTCTTGCCCTTGTACATCCGGTGTTTCACGAAGAACTCGTAGTCGCGTTGCAGGCTGTCGACCG is part of the Gordonia phthalatica genome and harbors:
- a CDS encoding ABC transporter permease, translating into MTTALMDRPAVQTLQVKPRRVWSKNQLLVVSIITPIVLFIGWELLSRLGVLDERFFPAPTRIFRALGDQASNGDLWTQSKHSIGRLIAGFLIGAVPGVVLGIVMGLSKIINAAIRPISSALYAVPKSAVLPLFLLFFGLGEDTAWYFVAVGAFFPVLINTYTGVANVSTVYYDVAENFGARKLRVFRTVALPGATPNIITGLELGAGMALIMLAIVEMLGGLGNGWGFMVWNSYQLFIIDQMYAYLLIFAIVGLVFAIFVGWIGRRLTPWAKK
- a CDS encoding FAD-binding oxidoreductase gives rise to the protein MTSPEQPALTRARALMGADPDRFAANVFARMFAMKPTLRELFPAELSGLRRSFVDVVDHVLTSIAAPDGHSELIEFLAQLGRDHRKYGVVSEHYWLMYDALMSEFQQAFGSGWTDDVEETVGQAMLLTTGVMRGAAESAAEPAHWEARVVQKFSITRDRAVIRLIATGPTPVYAAGQYLETQIPQWPRTWRNLSPAIPSNENGELEFHVRAIPGGRVSRTIVSDTQVGDVWTFAQRHGTMHLDPAKPALLIAGGTGLAPLRSLLIDFAQYAQPAPVHLFYGAQYPGELYELGVLSQLARTNPWLTVTAVTEHPDDPWWLPDATDPRQWGLEMKYGRVGEVAVAYGDWSDRQVLIAGPAPMIFHTALHLRAAGVDPEAIQHDPLN
- a CDS encoding IclR family transcriptional regulator domain-containing protein, translating into MSDSADVVTSLARGIAVLRSLSVTDGPLTLAEVATRCNTTRATARRLLLTLEHLGYVASDGPTFWLRPRVMELGDAYLAGLGLPDLAHAHLERLADRVHDTTSLTVLDDDDIVYVDRVKASRVMTVNITVGTRFPAYIMSSGRVLLADLPVPELSRRVDAFPDEDLREHHSTRAEIQSAIDHARTDGFAITDKELDPALRSIAAPVRDSSGRAVAAVNVATSATRTSVDQLRMEILPELLTTTAAISAALAGTATPA
- a CDS encoding PDR/VanB family oxidoreductase, whose translation is MTGEQQDFFEVTVRQVKLEADNVVSIEVVPDRGLLPAYEPGAHLDLMLPSGLIRQYSLCSPPGDRSFYRIAVLREPNGRGGSEEIHETALVGKRVQIRGPRNHFALDPSPRYLFIAGGIGITPMLAMVIRAEREKSPYELVYVGRTLDAMAFRDRLATGPHVRVAVTSETGRPDLAALVADAGDDTLIYACGPAEMLAALEKACSEAGKSDRLRLEKFESDGEAAAEAASGASFEVELAKSGVVLTVAEDQGLLEVIEPHCDIMTSCEDGFCGTCETQVLAGVPEHHDTILSEKEREAGKTMMVCVGRCQSSRLVLDL
- a CDS encoding zinc-dependent alcohol dehydrogenase — its product is MSDGAGHTHVEERRLDEASSRIRVESSAVCGTDVMLHARGLRRPAVLGHHTIGRVEQLTPEVEAAVGVAVGTRVVVEEYVACGHCEECRAGDYRFCATVDLWTGGERVGMIPADRGSGLHGGNAEYLEIGLHHVLHRLPEGLSVDLAAWTLPLANAVDWTLFAGGVGPGATVAVIGPGYHGLSCAAAALAGGASTVVVVGPDSESGAARLGFAEGMGASIETSDDGLVDRMLARYGEVDTVVDTVGSPQTMATATALLKRFGVLVIAGLSGGDVPLDPTLIVRKLLTVKGVRGRAPQAVRRAIELLGEGRTGLESVPTHPVALEDVEATLNAMNTGRGPHSPHIVVDPWRPCHDGGPTTHSSEGEDR
- a CDS encoding ABC transporter ATP-binding protein translates to MTTTTTETKISIRGLNKRFTVPGGHVVTALEDFDLDVPKGQFLVIVGPSGCGKTTLLRMLAGLEAPTSGSIGIVQDQQGRPENSMVFQGDSIFPWMSVWDNAAYGLTTRGVPKAAIKDTVGHYLDATGLTPFADAYPHQLSGGMRQRVSIARAFANDPEILLMDEPFSALDEQNKTLLQAELLRLWEETRKTVVFITHSVDEAVTMSDRIMVMSAQPGRAKAFIDVPFERPRDVLELRQKPEYGEIVYDIWAQLKEEVEKAKAQSEARVVRRNRKFLKR
- a CDS encoding (2,3-dihydroxybenzoyl)adenylate synthase, encoding MPSSTRALATGFVPHRSDLAEQYRSARLFDDRPLWTTLADRADSDARAVSDDDGRSLTYREFAAAADRRAAGFAATGLESGDRVVLQLHNSVEFAVTFFGLLRAGLVPVMTLPAHRISEIAHLAAGSGARAYVCDDARGGFDFRDLAAELRSRVPDIEHVFVNGEPGAFAPLPAADVAWTPPTVDPDLPAIFLVSGGTTGLPKLIARTHNDYAFNARTSAEIARLTADDVYLAALPAAHNFPLCCPGLLGMIGAGGHTVFTRNPSPDAAFDVIEKHRVTVTALVPALAQLWCAATEWEPADISSLRLLQVGGAKLSSPDAAAIDTAMGPVVQQVFGMAEGLICYTRLDDDRDLVHVSQGAPMSGFDEVRIVDEDGREVADGDEGELQVRGPYTIRGYYRAPEHNARSFTADGFYASGDLVRRLPSGHLSVTGRIKDTIVRAGENVAADDVEEHLLAHPAIAHTAVVGLPDDALGELICAVVVPGRDADAPSLPDIRSFLADRGLASFKLPDRVHALGSLPVTSVGKIDKASLRTSLAQQKCAAPTRM
- a CDS encoding sulfurtransferase encodes the protein MGAERSGQVFITVEDLVEAMLSSRPPVVLDVRWQLGDPNGLEHYKEGHLPGSVYVDLDTELAAPATPEAGRHPLPSIDDLQTAARRWGVGFESPVVVYDDWEGKAAARAWWLLRWAGVAEVLILDGGLGAWKAAGMRISSGNATPRVGTVVLSEGHLPTVTIDEVAALDTDSTLLLDARGPERYRGESEPVDPRPGHIPGAVNAPTGANVTADGTFKSADELRARFEQLGADRRDVVVYCGSGVTAAHEIAALASIGIDATLFPGSYSQWSADDSRAVEVG
- a CDS encoding SDR family oxidoreductase — its product is MGKYVVTGSASGMGHAVAERLRGDGHTVIGVDQRDADVVTDLSTRVGRSTAVREILSVSDGRLDGAVFAAGVGAHRGKERLTVEVNVLGVTELMLALQPELAAAGNAKVVVFGSNSTTSTPFVPRAAIRRLVDGDTAGATKIVQRRGALSAPAAYAASKIAVSRWVRERAVTSQWAGSGIRVNLIAPGPVLTQLLRDQLASASGKQVRSYPVPVREYGTPEQLAEWVMTMLSPAADFMAGSVITVDGGTEALLRPTDWPAPLPLRRVPRMLMALRNAPKTGQVADYSDV
- a CDS encoding amidohydrolase family protein; the encoded protein is MTTLEGLLPGIVDAHVHYFNPARSSWALARFERLSHLPMKRFVPSPVLWVASKFGSGDDGRLGLDPSLLRSAYEPAAYARDTDALYRVAGVGVSSVVAIEAHWRALKSPEALMDSSYDELKYVLGLPHGKAGPDLGAAISVVDPRHKEFAAQLDRQLELSDRVRGVRFKWAQHPDPEIPDWCDEPDAVASTGFLKGFEAIAERDLVFVSFAYSHQLGQLDMLARRFPETTIVVEHLGMPAGAFGPTGARTGTTAAARAEILGLWRERIAMIAQRPNVVLKISGLGLSNLGYGRETSGNIGTREVLADMIGPLVLHAVDRFGPDRVVFGSDSPIDRPNSTIDMTVGALLDVLGERGPHLLQQLFAKNAQRIYRMDDTALK
- a CDS encoding TetR/AcrR family transcriptional regulator → MSEPSEAVAAAALLRGRFLDAGMRVLARDGYGSFKQSTVCAETGLTTGGFYHSFPSWKDFEIALIEHWKSDATAKLVTTLRTIGSPEERVTAVTAVAKLLPHRTERALRVWAAKDPDVAAAVSDVDQTRFDAIAEFVGALVADPDEPTRIAAHSMMVLIGYQCSNIDAADFEQTLGRIRDDALALPRRSDQTSE